Below is a genomic region from Rhododendron vialii isolate Sample 1 chromosome 5a, ASM3025357v1.
GGGATCCGTCGGCGAAGAAGTTGGGATCTTATTTGGTTCTCTCTCAGTTTCAGGTTGATAATtcgattttgggtgtttttcttttgggattttagtGTGCATGAATGATTTTGTTGGGAATACCCTGTTTGTAACATTGTCACTTTGGGAATTAGAGTAGTTTTTTTAGTTGGAAGGAACATAATTAGCATGCGTGTGTTTTTTTGATATGATTTGGATATTCGGGTCAGTTTATGCGCATCTTGACTAATCTTTGTTGACCAATTCCATTGTTCAGTCGTGGGGGCAGATTAAAGCCGGGACCAAGGCCCCTATGGACAGACCACATAACAGTTGATAGCAACTTGGAGATTACGAATTTGAGATCTAGGAGGGAGCAAACTAGGCCTTGACCACTAGGACAGACACATAGTGCAGATTGAAAGTCTGTTCAGAAAATTTTCCCAAGGTTTATTCCAAACACATGGTGTAGATGTAATTGGACCTGTAATATGGGAATTGTTTTTTCAGGGGCCATTACCCACAACCCCTACCCCCTCCGGCTCTGTGTTTGGTCCCATATGCTGAAAGCTAGAAACTTTCCATTCTAGAATGCAGAGACAGATATTGTCTCTCATTCTTTGATTAGAAATACAGAAGGCCTGTCCTCTCATTAGTTTATCACTATATTATACTTGTAACCGTGTTGGTTTATCTGGGATTTACTGAAATACGAAAAGTTATCACATTACTTGAGAAACATAACCACATCAGTTATCATACTTTagcattttcttctctcttttttgaacAACTGGGAGTGATCCCAGACAAGGAAAGTTCTCACCTTACTTGAGAAACATAACCACACGGGCTGAGTAGAAATATAAAAGGCTTTTCCGATCATGCTTTATGCATTTTTCTTTATCACTTTTTTTGAATGAGTGGCATCTTCTCCGAAAACCGGGAAATTTCTCACATTATTACTTGAGAAACAATGAAACATAACTCCATGGATTGAGTTTATTATAGCAGAGTCCCTATAGACAGAATCTGTATTTGGTTTATATCTTGAAAATGCACACTTTGTCATGCAAGTATGTTCATTTTTGTAAAGGGCAGAGCTTTGTCTTCTTGTCAATTGATTAAGGAGCAAGGTCTTACTTCTGTCTTTATGCTTATGTTGATCACTTTATGCTTATGTTGTGATCAGTATTTGGATTAATCTACAATGCATATTACCAGAAGCTGTGAACTAGTGTGTATTTCTTTGCTTCGCGTAGATGCACGCCGTCACATGCTATAGTTGTGACTTATGCATTGCTGTTGTCTGGTGCTTGACAGTCTGCTGGTAACTCTAGTGCTCTTTTCCTAACTGGTGCAGCTCAAAACCTGCTGTGCCTTAAACTAGCCGAGGAACTTGGGGTGGTAATTGTAAGCCCATGGGTCTCTTGGTTCGTGGCTGCTAGTTTGCCTGCAATCGTTTCTCTCCTTGCTACTCCTTTTGTCTTATACAAACTTTATCCTCCCGAAACGAAAGACACACCAGATGCCCCTGCCCATGCTGCACGAAAGCTGGAGCTTATGGGTCCAATCACAAGAAATGAATGGGCGATGGTTGGTACCATGCTTCTTGCAGTCTCCTTGTGGGTCTTTGGGTAAGTACTATCTCCTACTTCATTAATTCGTTTGGGATCCTTTTGGAATGTCTTTTGAGTGAAGGATCTGGAACTTACTAATTAGTTATTACCCTCTgtcccactttaaatgtccCCTATAGGaattcgtgcattttcaaaccccaaaaaaatatatttctatttatttattttttttgttttttactttaatttggtgtaaaaattttaaaaatatatataggaatatattttttgggggtttgaaTATGCATGGATTTCTGTTGGGGACATTTAAtgtgggatggagggagtatgagAAACAGTTATAACTAACCACAATAATGGGTATTATAGTCTATGTAAGgggcgttttttttttaatctagtaAGAGCAGTCATTTGATGGTATTGTTACCAGAGAAACAATTGTCCAGGGCACAGTGGGGtgtttattattaatttttttgttttgcatttcaGACATCAGAATCCAATTGTATTAAACTATTTGTGATTTAGTGAACTCCTATTTCTGCCAAATGTTACTTGACTAAGCAGTGCCATTGCTTTGTTTTCCATACAGAGACGCTCTTGGTATAGCAAGTGTTGTTGCTGCTATGCTTGGCTTATCGATACTCTTATTGCTGGGGGTTCTTGATTGGGACGACTGCCTGAGTGAAAAATCAGCATGGGATACCTTGGCTTGGTTCTCAGTTCTAGTGGGAATGGCAGGCCAATTGACTAACCTTGGCATTGTGTCTTGGATGTCTGATTGTGTAGCCAAATcccttcactctctctctttgagCTGGCCTGCTGCATTTGTTGTCCTTCAGGCTGCGTACTTCCTCATCCACTACATGTTTGCAAGTCAAACGGGCCATGTGGGTGCTTTATACTCTGCGTTTCTTGCTATGCACTTGGCATCTGGGGCTCCTGGTGTGCTGGCGGCACTTGCTTTAGCTTACAATACAAATCTATTTGGTGCTCTAACACATTATAGCAGCGGTCAGGCTGCTGTATACTATGGAGGTGCGTATGTCAATTATCTTTTTTAATTGTTATCATAAATTTGTTTGGTTACAGTTGCATTGTATTCTCGCATGCATATCCCCCCTTTTCAGGAATCAATAAAATTTACTCCACCATTGATGTGTGTTATATACCCATCTATGACATGTCTGAGTAATGAGTTCATAGATTCTTTGGCCTCAAAGGTCAAGAAGCTATGTAATATGGACTCTTCTAAACCCTTAAAGTACCATGTTGGACATTTGAGACTCAAATACGGGTATGAGATCTGTGTCTACATTTTTAGTTGGACATTCACGTGGCAAACAGATCGGATTCAAATTTACCATCAATTATGCATAGAACTCCTAATTGAGTATGAAATGTTCCGGTGTTCTAAAAGATCGATTTGGTGTTCTAAAAGATCGATTTAATCGCCGATAAATTAATTGGAAATTTGGCCTAACCGATTAGATTAATGCCTAGTCGGTTGAATTAGTAGGTCAGGAGGTTAATCGGAGTTAGTCGGTCGGCGTCTAATGGCGATTAGTCGATTAATCGGTTAATGGGTGATTAGTCGGCTATTCGGTGATTAATAGGggtaaaatctataattttggaaaatcaagagGTGTAACTGTTATATACTCATACCAGTTTAAGGGCTTCGAATTACAGtttttagggcttgttcaacaCCCAGTCATCGATTGATCGATCTCGGAGTCACTTGTCATATCTCTGTGAAACCCAAAAACACGAGATCTCCGAGTCGCctatcgcctctctctctctcaaattcgagATCTCCTCTCACTTAGGGATGAacatggtttggattggttcggttttatagtaaaccaagaaccaaaccaatatttacggattatgaatttggagaacTAAACCAACCCACGAAAgccatagaaccaaaccaatccaaaccattaaaattcggttcggtttcggttttaaaccacggtttgctTTGAATTATGctatcatcttcaaaaaaataatgcagAATACCAACAACTATCTCAAGTCTTAAACTAAGAAAATGAATTACCAGTAAGTCATTAAAATGAACCAACTTATAATACCAACTACTAACATCTtgacaagaaagaaaaactaaatattgtGGTGGATTGAATAGGATCAATAAATTACTAGGAAAGTATTTGACTAAggctcccatatttatttggtgatttcataattaaattatatatatatatatatatatatatatatatatatatatatatatatatataatgtattATACGGTGtggatcggtttggaaccatGACCATAAAtgtgaatccacaaaccaaaccatataccgcggtttctaatttttttaaagcatGACCAAACCATGCTACTAAAAAATCGAACCAAACCTTtcagtttggattggtttggactgtattcgcggtttgacggattttttTCTCACCCTTACTCTCACTCCACGTCTCCACTGACCTCgaatattagtttttttttttttaaagcccaTGCCCATATTGATTCTGGAAATaaagtgtagtaatattttttattaaatcttaacacAAAGTGTAGTATTATttggtgtatataaataaagttattataattgGTAAGTGACTAATAAATGAACAGCCCATACCCAGTACCAGCTGGTGTTATGATTATGTTAACAGTTTTCTGTAAAAGAGAGATTTctatgtcatatttgaaaaacaattgatgttgatGGATTGATAGatacaacaacagaacccatatagtccccaatcattgggggtttgggcgggggaggattggagacaggcCTAACTTTTGGcgatatgcacaaagtggctgctttcaaaataccactaaaacaaTGGCCCcactatacctgttttgctgcggaaccatgcctccaaatcaaagccgaatGGCATCAGAGaaggcaggcctagagacccaattcaatttatttatgtgcacattaccatgcttccttcattgatagatgaatgttcaattttttataagagttgtcattggggagtatttatatataaataaataaaaacccgactaattgctacaagccaattaatcggcgattaataggtctcaaagctcgaaggtggtcgaccgagtGACGAACGCCGAGCGACTTTTAaatcattgaaattttttaaggaAGATTGAAGCTACACAAGTACATGAATGTTATGGCATGTCCCGGTGTCTCTGAGATAGAAATAGATGAATCCAACTTTTAGGCCCACACCTACAACCGCGCACCAGTACCCATGCCCATGAGACATGGACAAGAAGATGGAATCAATAACTAATAGCATCTTGAGGATTATTCTCTTGTCAATTTCGTTGGCGGATTGATGGTGCTTTATCTTTCTAGGGTTGAATACAAGTAACGACTTTTTACAAGTTATCTTCCATTTTATAAACTAGAAGCTGTTGCGGGaggttctctttttcttttaatcgGAGTCCTTATATATCATTTTTATCTTGAATCTGTTGATGTATATCGTTTTATATCCTAGTATCTGTTGCATTGCAAGGACTGACATTGTTCTCTGCTATGTCTGAACAGCTGGTTACATAGATCTTCCTGATCTGTTCAGAATGGGATTCGTAATGGCCCTTGTAAATGCCATAATCTGGGGAACTGTGGGGACTTTCTGGTGGAAGTTTTTAGGTTTATATTGAtttctatttttcatgtaaaatttCCAACAGTTTTTAATACCTTTATGTTTAGGGCATTTTTGTGCAAAGCATCATTTTGCTTCCGAAAGAAAATTACCAACATCATTTGGGCTTGAACTGACAGTCTCAGCTCATATTCAGCAATATTGTAGTTCAATAATGTTCACTGAAATTTGAAAGATATGTTTACTGTTTTGTCGCCAATCGTGATTTCAATAAGTTATTGAGTTCATGCGGATTGGATATTGTAGTTTGATTTTAGTATCActgtttggttgtttgtttcTTCGTTCTCTTTTTTGACGCTTGAGCGATGGCATGATCAGTAATGGCTATACTAAATCTCATCTGTTTATAATTTTGAGTTCAAGTTACAgattcaattcaaatcaatttcAACATCCTCCGTTCAAAAGGGCTAATATGGAAAACAGAACCTATATCCAGTTTTGACATGCATAGCAAAGTGAAACAGTGCAAATGCAGAATTCCAACTCCTTTTTGctttatgattttcttttctcgTGGGTGAACTCCTCTCTGATGGAAATTGGTTAAAGCAGTGAGATCACCTATTTAAAGCAGTGGACTTTACTGTTTTATCCACCCTCTAAAATGGATGAATAAAATTATAACCGCAACAAGAGGAATATTTAGCACTCTTTTTCTACATTGAATTGCAGTTTAACGAAAACAAAGTGGTAAAAGCAAAAATGTAAATTGGTCACAAGAATATCTGAAAAAGGCCGCCAAGAGATCTGAAACTACAGATAATTCCACGTTCACATTTGAACTTCATCTCCCACTAAGGAGAATGCTATAAATGATTTTGGGTCCAAGCTTCCCAAAATCCATGGCAGCATCATAGAACTACCACAATATCAACCAAGATATACccgtttttttttgtttttgctaaagGTTAGGATAGTATCATTGATAGGAAAAAGTAACCAACACATCAAAGGGGCTATCGTCCTCGTAAAGAGGAACAAAaagccgggggggggggggggggggggggcgggccCCTCCCTCTCACTGCATTCTTGGCCACAATGTGCGCCACAGAATTGCCACCTCTCCTCACAAAACTCACCTTCAATTCTTCAAAACCACTCAATTTGTATAATCACACCAACTAACGAATTCGACTCTTCCTTTTTCTGGATCAGATTTACAATTTGCTGCGAGTCACCTTCCAACTGAATTCGCGTAAACCCAAGCTCTTGCGCAAAAAGGAGaccctctctccaattattgagattaaagagaaaaaagcCATACAATAATGCACCGACTTTGTAACCAACATCTACAACACGATGGATTTCAATAACTACCACTTCCTTTTCACattcggggaaaaaaaattgtatccATTGACATGACTATTGCAATTGCAGCCACTGACAGGTAAAATTGTTGCGTCGCTGGTGACAAACAGTTACAAGCCTCCAGTGTTCCCCAGCTACATATAAATTGGACCCAGATATGCGGGTTCAGTTTTCTTGTATACAAGTAATGCATGTGTATATTTCTCATGgtgttttgaaacaaaatttagACCCTTACTGGCTGCACAAGGCCTTTTGGTTAGCTGTGCACTAAGAAACTGATGTACATCACCTGGCGGGCCCTGGCTTCTTGACATCCATTGCATGCtcatcataatcatcattattGTCGTCGTCGACATAAGCTCTATTTTCCACAGCAGGCTGCTTTAATCTCTGGAATATTTCATCAAGTGATTCAGAGGAGGAAACTCGGGAGTGCTTCGTATCTTCAACCTGGCGCAATGGAAGGAATTTCTTGGCTCCAATATTGGACTtgatattttggaaaccgcttTTCATAGATTGCCACGTTGAGGCTATTCCAGAAGAGGGTCCCACCGGTGTAGTCTGAGAGTTGCCTGTATCAGACACATTGGCATCAAAGGCAGCTCTGCTTTTCTCGGGTAAGTTTTGAGTTGTCTGTTGTGTTCTTACGGCCGTATACTTTCTGCCAAATGTTTCTCTGTTGTGTTGATGCTGGGCTTCTCCTCTTGAAGGTTTTACGATGTCTGTCTGTCGATCCTCTATCAAACTAGAGGTTGCTTTCATTTCAACAGCCACCTTATCCAAACACCATTTCCAAGTAATATGCAAATTGAGTTTATTATTGTGGAATAACAAGAGAAAAGAATTAAGCATGAAATCTTGCTAGAGCCAATATCAGCGTGTTCCACTGTGGATGTGGTCACTGCAGACATGACTGGCCACATCCAAACCTAGAATGATTTTGTTTGGTCTGTCCTTACCAAAGTTCATTATAAAAGAGTCCAAAATACAAACCACTTGAGCTTAGTTTAGAGTGGCCAGAACCTCAAACTTCTCTCAACAGGTGAACCAATAATTAATCTTCGCTGCTCACAGGACTTAACCCTGGTAATTACTTAATAATTGGGACAGAGAAAGATTACAAGTTTGACGGGACTAACTTTGTATCCCGTCCACTCCAACAAAATAGCATCCCAAATGTTTGGCACACTTGAGTGATAGATGACAATTCAAGACATCCCTTCACTCCAGTAAACAGTGTGGTCTCTATAACAACATTGTTTTAGTTTCTGTATCAATGGAAGAatcaagaaaaataacaaataaataatttatgaaATGAGTTCCCcaggaaaaaatttgaaaccttCTACTACCAATTTTAAGATGGACACTTCTTTGTGTTGACAGACCATCGAGGTGGGAGGTCAGAGGTATGATCAAAATGTCAATATCTAATTAAACAAGACTTGATAGAAATTGCAGAGGAATTGGCACAATAGATCCATTTTCACTAATTGCACCAATCCAAAAGGATATCCCCGGTTAAAAGCATCCTAAATGGAATAAATTGGAAGCATAAATACTTTTGGCATCCCCAAGAAAAACTGCACATTAAATTGGTATTGCAGCCcttttcaaaagagaaaaatggtATTGCATCAAATAAAACAAGATAAGGAAACGACCTAACATCATCAGGAATTAATGCATACCTTGCTGTTGCTGCCAGACTCAAGATCCATACTTGCATTGTTGAAATTCCTTGCTAGTGGAATAACGAGCTCGCCTACTTTATGTCCTTGTTCAAGCCAAGAACGTTCTGAACAGAAAAAATAAGGGGAAATGAATTAATATTTTCATAAGTGGATATTGATACAAAGAAATATCAAGAGAACTGATCTCATTTATTTGTCAGCTCTTCACTTCCATAACTGCTGTAGTGCAAGCGAGAAAAGCCGTGAATTTCAAATGCATATGGACATCAGGATGCCAAAGCATGTTCTACCAGCAATTGAGGACCATGATCTCAGTTTACACACCTTTCTGTAAAATCATCAAGCCCGATGGATCAAATCCGTCTAGATCTTCAGATTCACTCTGCAACCTGAATATCTTCCAGTTTCCAAAGTACTTAATGACCCGATCAAAAAAATTGCTGGCAATCACTATCGTGTATATAACCATGATAAGAGGGTAGATCTTGTTAAATCCTTTCCCGAAGAAAGGTACAGCATCATCAATATTTCCCATTCTCTGCACATAAAGCCAAGATTTGTCACTTACAAATTTTATAACAGTCAAGAGAAGCAAAGGTGTGAGATTTCTATGTTCACAATAAATCCTCACCTACTATTTCCTATTTTTTGAGCATTCACCTAGTATTTTACGCACTAGACTAGTAATTGCCAACTCACCATTCACCAAAATCCTGTGTCGTTGAACACAAGTTTCACAAGTTTGTGATTACTTCTTAAAATCCTGTGTCCATGAACACAAGTTTCACAAGTTTGTAGATTACTTCTTACTAAATCAAATCCTACAACCATAAGAAGTCGAATAGCCCCATTTTTTTGGTCACGGGATTTTCATTCCCAGGGCACCAAAAACCCTGTATTTTCATTCTCTGTACTCTAcccaaggttctgaataccgtaccggacAAGGTAcccgttttgttttgttattggtACAGTACGAAACGGTACTGGTATAAAACCgggtaccgttttggattgcTCGCTataattttttcatatatatatacgtaAAAATAAAAGAGCAAAATAGGTGTGTTGTGTTGTACCCTATCAAATCTCTAAAATATTAGAGTCCCAATacaaattttcttcttccaaagtCCTACTTCCTCCCTTTCTTCCTTCCCCATAAACCTTATTTTCTTTTcggtgcttttttttttggttgaattaTTTCAAAAACCCTGCAATAAGTGCATAATGGGCTTAAAGTCCTTGGCACAATGTCCCAAAACATCACGTGGCAAATTCTAATAGGACCACTAAAACTAAACCACTATCCGTTTCTTTCTCAAAGTAAAACAGAGAGAGTACATCTATTTATGTATACTAGTGTAACTCTACGTTTGTGTGCTCATTGGTGTAACTACTAACTGTTCATGTATGTAAGATAGTTCAAATTAAGATATTGTTATGGAAATAAAGAAGTCGTAAGAGTAAGTAATTGGATGAAAGgtcatttttacaaaaaagaaaaaaaaaagatagtatTTTATAAGCAATACAAAAGGAGTTCTTGTAcggaaaaaataacatatagaacactattttggagtaccaaaatattttttaattttgtagactcaaataattaattaagactATTGTAATTTCATAGATCATGCAAGTattatgccttgttctctttataattcaaaaagaatttttcaaaaaattccctctagattctccctacttccaaaatttctctatctctcttcacttattacccctactatttttcaaattttttttcaaaaatcaatccaaacatagcattaaTTCAACATATGCACTAAAACTAAAGAGAGTCACAAATAGCTCaaccttgttaaaaaaaaacgatCATAAGGAACGGTATATCTGATTCCATCAGAACAAATTAAACATTGCATAAACATAGATTAAAGAAATAGGTCTTCggattaaaatataaattccTTCTCAAACAATAGCAACAATAATCAAGATAATGTCATGGATTAGATTCTAAAACTGTGCAAATAATGAGGCTTTTTCGTCTGtgtgttttggaaaataactatAAAACCTTGCCGCAAGAGAGCCTTTCTCAAAAAATATCGAACAAAATTAGAGCTCGGTTTGCTGAGAGCACACAACAAACTATCAAAcattaatgttgaaaaaaacagaaccataaaagtaaaacaataAGAAAACCCCAGAAAGAAGAGACCACTCAAAATACTTATGATTTGAAGAAGTTCTAACAAAATCATAGTCTAGGGTTATGAAATCTAAGAGAATCTGACCACATAGTTGCTTCTTTCTTCGTGTGTACGAATCTACGATTGAGAAATTGATGTGTCTATCTTCATTTGAATTATAGAGGGATCGATGAGAGAGATCGGGGGAGATCTAGGaggaacgagagagagagagagagatatttctttctttctaatggttagattgagaagatgtataaagctttttcttcttaacaaaGCAAAGAGAGACCTAAAATACCCATGAaatgccttttcttttttactaaGCAAAAGGGGACCTAAAATACCCCCgaaaagccttttcttcttgactaagcaaatGAGGACcttaaatacctaaaatacccttgaaaaagccttttcttcttgactaagcaaagtaGGAGCTAAAATATCCCCaaaaagtcttttctttttgactaAGCAAATGAGGAcccaaaatatctaaaataccctcgaaaagccttttcttcttgactaagcaaagtaGGACCTAAAATAACCTCAAGACATCCAAAAAACATTTGACAGACGAAATctacaagggtaattttgtcttttaacatGGTAGCTTGGCTTGccttaaattagggaaaagaaagttttttttttgtacctataaaaaacaatatcccttaaattagggaaaagaaagattttttttacctccttttcttcttgactaagcgaAATACCTAAACACTGAAATGCCTAAAATACCCTCATATCTTAACTCCACCATTGACAAACTACAAGGACAAATTGGTAATTTCACATTGTGGCTTGGCTAGCCATCCAACATTCTtttagatctttcaaacaaggcGAAATGACGACCATATCCTTCAAATCAAACTACAAGGGAAATCCTATGAGGGGTAATTTCGTATTTTCACGAAGTGCCTTGGCTTACCATCCtatcttcttttattacaagtgtattgatctAGAAAAACTCAGTCCCCCCAAATTACTTGTATCCTTCAAATTGCCCTAACAGATACAATGAGAGAGAGCGAGGCCTGAGTACTTGGAAGTTCGCCGGAGATGAGAGTACATGGAAGGTCGTCGGAGGCAAGAGAACGTGGACAGTCGCCAGAGACGAAGGAGAGAAGAGAGGTAAGGACGACAGGTAGGGGTGCGAATCAAGGCTTTGCAAAATTCCAGCCGAAATCATCTCGACCGATATTGTCCAAAATTTCCGGTACCGACCGGAAAGGCCCGGTGTTGAGGCCAGGACGGTATTGTAGGGTTAGAGTACCATTTTCTCACAAAACCGGTATGTACTGGCtggtacggaacggtattcaCAACCTTGACTCTGCCTCTTTGGTTGCTACATACAACCTGTAAACATCTCTATCTTGTTTCCGCTTTGTCAACCCAGAAAAATCAATTAAAATCACCCAAAAGCCTACTTTTCTGCAGCATCGTCAGTTTTGAGCTTAGTAGGAGCGTGTTCATTGCTTTCAGGAAATGAATTTGGCACAACCATCAACGAAGTGGTGTACTTGGTCCATTCAACACATAGCAAATTTAAATTAATTCATCATCACAAAATACATACAGGTATATAAGAAATATTTGATACTTCGCACTATAAAAAGGTTGAGTTAATTGATTAATGTACGAGAGAACACTGAACCCAAACAAGAACTAGGGGGCTCATTTGGCTTGATGCTGGTTAGACGCAGGCCACGTCGCGCTCTGGCACTAACCATAGTGTTCATAACATGGACTTTGGGGTAAGGTCATTGATTGGGTTTGGGTGGGTTGTCAAATACATGGAAGAAAGCTctttttttcaatccaaaagtaCCAGCCCATCCCATTACGCCTGATGGAGCCAATCAGCCATagcaataattaaaaatatcaACTATTGTGCAGAACTGATGAATGGATGCTAGATTTGTATCAGAAATTAAGACATAGTTAGAAACATGCCTCGTCTTCCCAGTAAAACAAGCTGACAACCAAGAAATGTATAAAGAACGGCTGACCTTTTCAAAGATGGTTTTGCGGTCCACATCAAGACGAATTAGATTAAGAAAGTTGTAGGAAATTGGAGGCGCATAGCGTGCAACCATCCTGGAAAAGACATTGAGTGCAAATTACAAATTATTATTCTGTGAAGAGTATAGAACTCAGAGTTGGAACAGTCTTCCATTAAataaaaaacaggaaaaacatACGAGCATATCATAAGCAAGCTG
It encodes:
- the LOC131326565 gene encoding dicarboxylate transporter 2.1, chloroplastic-like, whose protein sequence is MESFTLHSPSSTTTPFSHSSRLSSHLRFRPLSLSKFPPQSLLRSPPLSLSSSSSRLSLLSPNPHHKIKPIQAASSSSSSPPPPAPPTTQSNLQPQGAKILPLILSLSVGLILRFLIPKPPELSPQAWQLLAIFLSTVAGLVFSPLPVGAWAFLGLTASILTRTLTFTAAFSAFTNEVIWLIVISFFFARGFVKTGLGDRIATYFVKWLGKSTLGLSYGLTLSEALIAPAMPSTTARAGGVFLPIIKSLSLSAGSKPGDPSAKKLGSYLVLSQFQSAGNSSALFLTGAAQNLLCLKLAEELGVVIVSPWVSWFVAASLPAIVSLLATPFVLYKLYPPETKDTPDAPAHAARKLELMGPITRNEWAMVGTMLLAVSLWVFGDALGIASVVAAMLGLSILLLLGVLDWDDCLSEKSAWDTLAWFSVLVGMAGQLTNLGIVSWMSDCVAKSLHSLSLSWPAAFVVLQAAYFLIHYMFASQTGHVGALYSAFLAMHLASGAPGVLAALALAYNTNLFGALTHYSSGQAAVYYGAGYIDLPDLFRMGFVMALVNAIIWGTVGTFWWKFLGLY
- the LOC131325755 gene encoding uncharacterized protein LOC131325755 isoform X2; its protein translation is MACSNTFGLVTGAFLLGFGLSEIPKSIWKNADWTIRQKILSHKVAKRAVKLDDAHQELSNAIVVSQATSKQMSKRDPLRPYMSVIDKMLLQMFSEDPSFKPQGGRLGENDMDYDTDEKSMAALRRQLKIAREEYYRCKSEYMNSVTEALELEDTMKNYEHRHAIGWKYVSSFRGERAGRLGSFLDMIELVWRCILRMQLQKVLAVILGCMSAAILLAEATILPSGVDLSLFSILINAVGKQEVLVQVAAFIPLMYMCICTYYSLFKIGMLTFYSFTPRQTSSVSLLMICSMVARYAPPISYNFLNLIRLDVDRKTIFEKRMGNIDDAVPFFGKGFNKIYPLIMVIYTIVIASNFFDRVIKYFGNWKIFRLQSESEDLDGFDPSGLMILQKERSWLEQGHKVGELVIPLARNFNNASMDLESGSNSKVAVEMKATSSLIEDRQTDIVKPSRGEAQHQHNRETFGRKYTAVRTQQTTQNLPEKSRAAFDANVSDTGNSQTTPVGPSSGIASTWQSMKSGFQNIKSNIGAKKFLPLRQVEDTKHSRVSSSESLDEIFQRLKQPAVENRAYVDDDNNDDYDEHAMDVKKPGPAR